The stretch of DNA GTCCAGCTGGAGCATCTTCTCGGTACTTGGCGATATGTCCTCACGGATCGCGCAAGAATCGGTAAGGCCATTACCGGCCACAAATGGGTCGTTTGTAATGGCTGAGGAGAATCTTAGTCCTCTGGGTGGCTCTATTTCCCTTGCTCCGAAGACCTCTTCGCTGGATTCTATCACTGTTATTTGGCTGCTTGGAGCGATTTCGCTGGGCATCTTCTTTGCCGTAACCTTCTATAAGAGCAATAAGGAATTGAGGACTGCGCTGCCTGTACGCAACCAGCCTTTTATTGATGAATGGCTCGGGAAGCAGAAGACCGTCCGGCGAATCCGGGTGATGACTTCGGATCAAGTGCTGTCCCCGATCGCTTGCGGCTTCCTAAGGCCAAGAATTATTTTGCCGAAAACGCTGAATTTCCGCAATGAAGAGCTGTTAAAGCACATCCTCACCCATGAGAAGCTGCATATCAAGCATTTAGATATTCTATGGAAATTCGTCTTAGCGTTCGTCCTGTGCCTGCATTGGTTCAATCCACTGGTATGGCTAATGTTTGTCCTTGTTAACCGGGACCTGGAGCTTACCTGTGATGAGAGGGTGCTGCGGACCTTGGGAGAGCAGGAGAAGTCCGGCTACGCCTTATCCCTTATTCATATGGCAGAGCGAAATGCAAAGCTGGCCGCTTTCAACCAGGGGTTTAGTAAAAATTCCACGAAAGAAAGGATTCTGTCTATTATGAAATATAAACAGACCACTGCGCTGACGCTGTGTTTATCGGCCGTTTTGATTGCGGGGACCGTAACGGTATTTGCAACCAATGCCAGTCAAGCGGATACTGGTTATCAAATCTCTGGAGAAGCTGCAGGAGCTGTAGAGAACGGGAACAGCACGAGCGGACCTGTTACACCTGTAGATGAGCTTATATCGCACATCACGGATCATGACGTGTTTATTAAGGATGTCTCCGAACCTGAGGACCGTACAGGTCTGGTGAGTTACTCGTATGAAGAGTACAAAGCTGAAATGGAGAACATTAAGAAAGCCGGGGAAGAGCTGGTCCGTAAAGGCAAGATGAGCCAAGACAAGCTCGCTGAAATTCTGGATAGCATGCAAAACACACTGAATGAGATCAAGAAGGGTGAAGTCGCCGTCTACAAACCGATTGAGATGTCAGAGTCAACAGAAGGGGAATCCCAAGATAAAGACTCCTCCGGGCTATTCTTAAGCGGGACCAAATGGTAATCGCATCCTAGATGAACTCCATAGATTGAACAGATTAGCTGTGGCTTAATCATCTGACCATATGGAGGTTGAATAGAGAAGTGCCGATCAAACAAGTAAATCAAATGATGATCGTCGTATTATGTATACTTCTTACGGGATGCACTATCAGCAGTTCTACTAAGGAACAACAAACAAGGCACCTCAAAGTGTTGTATTCCAGTGAGGAATATTTCTATCAGGATTATGGTGATTTGTTTCAGGCGAAGTACCCGGATACCGAGATTGAAGTGGTTGAAACCCAGAATCTCGATCTTGAATCCGGCAAAGATGCCCTCAAATCGACCATTGAGAAGACGAAGCCGGATCTTCTGCTGTTGACTTCGCAGCAATATGAACAGTATGCTGCAGACGGCATGCTCACAGACCTGGATGCTCAGATTAAGAAAGACAAATACGAACTGGATGATATCAACCCTTCGATCATTGAATGCTTAAAGGAGAAGGGAAATGGGAAGCTGTATGGACTGAGTCCGAGATTTTATGCAACAGCTTTATTTTATAATCTGGATTTATTTAAAAAATACGGTGTTGAACCTCCGCATGACAATATGACCTGGGAGGAAATCCTGAACCTGGCACAGCGTTTTCCTGCGGCTGCGAACACTGCGAACGAGAAGGATCGAGTCTATGGATTTGGAACTCCTTTGGCTGAGAACAGTGTAGGCATTGCCCATCGAATCGCCTATACCCAAGGGCTGAGTACGGTGAATGCTCAGACGATGAAGGTGAACCTCACTTCAGACTCATGGAAAGAGGTCTGGAACACAGCCCTGAGGAGCGCAAGCTCAGGGGCCATATACCTTCCTGATTCCTCTAAATCGGCCGCATCGTTAGAAGATTATTATAGAAGCAACCCCTTTTTGATGGGCAAAATGGCCATGACAATTGACGACTCAAGCCTGCTGCAAAATATAAAGGGCGCAAAAAAGAGCGTGAAGGACTTCAAGGACTTCACCTTAGGCGTGGCTGCGGGACCTGTGGACCCGTTAAACCGAAATGCATCTAGAGATATGGAACTTTCGGAGATCTTCGCCATCCGTTCAGGGGCATCCGATATGAACGCGGCCTGGGATTTCATCAAGTTTGTGAATGGAAAAGAATACGCGAAGATCAAATTCAGAGTCATGAACGGAAATTTACCGGCCAGAATGGACTCTGTTCCAGGCTATGGAGAAAGTGACATCAAAGCCTTCTATACGCTTCGTCCCATTGTGGTGAAGCATGATCCCAAGCATAGAATCCCAGTCAAGGCCGATGCTAAGATTAAGGAGCTAGAACAGCTTGAAATTCAGAAGGTCGAAGAGAAACAGATTCCTTTGGATAAAGCTCTTCAGCAGATCGAGTCTGAGGGACAATTTATCCTTGACCAGGAATTGAAAAAAGCAAATCCTCTGTGAAGAGGAAAATAACCATGCCTGGATTGCCCAAGGACTCTGTCAGTATGTGCTGATGAAGTCCTTTTTTAACGTAATTGACAATATAACCCAACGTATAATATGATACCAACATACCCATTGGTATGTTGATGATAATAATTTTAAAGTTAGGCCTCGAGGTGAAGGATTTGACAGTACGGGATAAAGTTTTTCAGGCAGCCGAGCAATTAGTGAAGACGACGTCTTGTGACAGCGTTACATTTGCAGAAATAGCTAGAGCCGCTGATGTGCATTGGACGGCGGTCCGGAGGCATTTTGGCAGCAAGGAGAGAATGAGAGCATGGTTCAAGGAAAGACAACCGGTCTTTGATGCGAATCATGCGGATACGAAGTCACGTGTGCTCGAAGCCGCCGCACAGGTATTCTCAGCTCATGGTTATACGAATTCCTCGTTGGATAAGGTAGCTGAACACGCAGGGCTCAGCAAGGGGGCCGTATATTGGCACTTTGCCAGCAAGCAGGACTTGTTTCTAGCGATTTTGGAACGGAGCTATGAGCAGCAGCTTCGCTTACTGCCCGGCCAGATGCAGCAGATCCTGTCATCTGAGGATCCGATGTTCTCACTAGTAGGCTGGCTTGAATCACAATTTACTTGCCTTCAGTCTGGTGATGAGCAGTCCAAATTGTTTTTAGAGTTTTTGGTATCCGGGCGAGAGCAGGAAATAGGGGAGCGGCTGCAGTTGCTGCACAGGAACTTGATGACAGATATTGGCGTGTTCCTGCAACAAATGCAGTCTAGAGGATATCTTGCAGCCGATGTGGATTCCTACTCCTTAGCGTTGATGCTGGATGCGCTTTTAAAAGGTGTGCTTGTGGAATGGATCATGGACCCGCGTCCGGATACTTTGCAGAAGCTCATTCAGACGATTTCCAGAATTTTATGGAATGGAATTGCAGCTAAGCCGTGAGCAGCGCTGCGACAGCCCGCGATTTCTTGTGTATACAACATACTATATAGTACGTGAATGACATATTATTAGAATGTTGTTTTTGCTAAATTCATGTAAGGAGGCTCAATAAATAATAAATAGGCTTATACTCAGGAGGAGGAAGTGGATGATCGCATTATTTCTGATTGCAGCGGTGATAGCGGCACTTTACCTGTATGGGCAGTATCGGTTCCGGGCGCAAGAGGAGCAGTATCCGCCTACGGGGCAATTTGTTACGGCGGAAGGGACGAAGCTGCATTATATAAGCAAGGGGGCTGGGAGGCCGATTGTATTTCTGCATGGGGGAGTGCTTGATGGGCATGATTTTGATCATGTGCTGGAGAGGGCGGCTTCCAGCGGCTTTCGCGGAATTGCCTTCGATCGGCCTGGTTATGGTTATAGCGAGAGGCCACAGAATGAACGCGTCACCCCGATGACCCAAGCGAGGCTGCTGCATCAGGCTTTAAGCGTATTAGACATCGAGAAGCCCATCCTGGTCGCCCACTCCTGGAGTGGTGTCCTGGTCATGGCCTATGCGCTTGAATACCCGGAAGAGGTATCAGGGATTGTAACCCTAGGCGCCGGTCTTTATCCGGAAGGGTATCCTGCCGAGCAGGGAGACCCGATTT from Paenibacillus sp. CAA11 encodes:
- a CDS encoding ABC transporter substrate-binding protein, whose product is MPIKQVNQMMIVVLCILLTGCTISSSTKEQQTRHLKVLYSSEEYFYQDYGDLFQAKYPDTEIEVVETQNLDLESGKDALKSTIEKTKPDLLLLTSQQYEQYAADGMLTDLDAQIKKDKYELDDINPSIIECLKEKGNGKLYGLSPRFYATALFYNLDLFKKYGVEPPHDNMTWEEILNLAQRFPAAANTANEKDRVYGFGTPLAENSVGIAHRIAYTQGLSTVNAQTMKVNLTSDSWKEVWNTALRSASSGAIYLPDSSKSAASLEDYYRSNPFLMGKMAMTIDDSSLLQNIKGAKKSVKDFKDFTLGVAAGPVDPLNRNASRDMELSEIFAIRSGASDMNAAWDFIKFVNGKEYAKIKFRVMNGNLPARMDSVPGYGESDIKAFYTLRPIVVKHDPKHRIPVKADAKIKELEQLEIQKVEEKQIPLDKALQQIESEGQFILDQELKKANPL
- a CDS encoding M56 family metallopeptidase — translated: MNLIERSISAGIFIIVIVGLRALLMNKMPKRVFLILWGAAVFRLLVPYSILSSWSIFSVLGDMSSRIAQESVRPLPATNGSFVMAEENLSPLGGSISLAPKTSSLDSITVIWLLGAISLGIFFAVTFYKSNKELRTALPVRNQPFIDEWLGKQKTVRRIRVMTSDQVLSPIACGFLRPRIILPKTLNFRNEELLKHILTHEKLHIKHLDILWKFVLAFVLCLHWFNPLVWLMFVLVNRDLELTCDERVLRTLGEQEKSGYALSLIHMAERNAKLAAFNQGFSKNSTKERILSIMKYKQTTALTLCLSAVLIAGTVTVFATNASQADTGYQISGEAAGAVENGNSTSGPVTPVDELISHITDHDVFIKDVSEPEDRTGLVSYSYEEYKAEMENIKKAGEELVRKGKMSQDKLAEILDSMQNTLNEIKKGEVAVYKPIEMSESTEGESQDKDSSGLFLSGTKW
- a CDS encoding TetR/AcrR family transcriptional regulator; amino-acid sequence: MTVRDKVFQAAEQLVKTTSCDSVTFAEIARAADVHWTAVRRHFGSKERMRAWFKERQPVFDANHADTKSRVLEAAAQVFSAHGYTNSSLDKVAEHAGLSKGAVYWHFASKQDLFLAILERSYEQQLRLLPGQMQQILSSEDPMFSLVGWLESQFTCLQSGDEQSKLFLEFLVSGREQEIGERLQLLHRNLMTDIGVFLQQMQSRGYLAADVDSYSLALMLDALLKGVLVEWIMDPRPDTLQKLIQTISRILWNGIAAKP
- a CDS encoding alpha/beta fold hydrolase, which gives rise to MIALFLIAAVIAALYLYGQYRFRAQEEQYPPTGQFVTAEGTKLHYISKGAGRPIVFLHGGVLDGHDFDHVLERAASSGFRGIAFDRPGYGYSERPQNERVTPMTQARLLHQALSVLDIEKPILVAHSWSGVLVMAYALEYPEEVSGIVTLGAGLYPEGYPAEQGDPISSLVTTPVLGSAVMNTMLAVLGPPLANNMLKETFKPEEVPEGYREAVHALWLRPSQFRANREDVLAFVPAAKALMGRYKEIRVPLVIVIGAEDPFETKEHSFRLHQELPHSRLIVLPQAAHMIPHNHPDAVMRAVQEVVASDSDSSG